One region of Quercus lobata isolate SW786 chromosome 2, ValleyOak3.0 Primary Assembly, whole genome shotgun sequence genomic DNA includes:
- the LOC115975319 gene encoding UDP-glycosyltransferase 83A1-like, translating to MNLQSKRRTKMSNPHILVIPYPAQGHIIPLLELSQCLAEHGLRITFVNTEYNHNRIMNAMAMKDKIGDQIHMVSISDGLEPLDRNKPGKLSEAVLRVLPGKLEELIEQINGSNGEEITCVLADQSIGWALEIAEKKKIRRAAFCPAAAAQLVLVFSIPNLIEDGIITDDGTPMKKQIIHLSPGMPAMSPENFVWTSVGNLTMQKSIFELLVRNNQSVKVIEWLLCNSTYDLEPAAFTLAPNILPIGPLLANNRLGDSGGNFWPEDATCLKWLNQQPPRSVIYVAFGSYTIFDQTQFQELALGLELCNRPFLWVVRPDIADGTNNAYPKEFLDRVATRGRMVGWAPQQQVLRHPSVACFLSHCGWNSAMEGVSNGIPFLCWPYFADQFLNRSYICDVWKVGLGLDRNESGIITQGEIKSKVDQLLGNEKLKASALDLKNKVMASITEGGGSHKNLKNFIEWMKA from the exons ATGAATCTGCAAAGCAAAAGAAGAACTAAAATGAGCAATCCACATATCCTGGTTATACCATATCCAGCACAAGGCCATATAATTCCTCTACTAGAGCTATCACAGTGCTTAGCCGAGCATGGCTTGAGAATAACATTTGTAAACACAGAGTACAATCACAACCGAATCATGAATGCAATGGCAATGAAGGATAAAATAGGGGATCAAATCCATATGGTTTCTATTTCTGATGGATTAGAACCGTTGGACAGAAATAAGCCAGGGAAGTTATCAGAAGCAGTCTTGAGGGTCCTGCCTGGAAAGCTGGAGGAGCTCATTGAACAGATTAATGGGTCCAATGGTGAAGAAATCACATGTGTCCTTGCTGATCAGAGCATTGGATGGGCCCTAGAAATtgcagagaagaagaaaatacgACGAGCTGCCTTCTGTCCTGCAGCAGCTGCACAATTGGTCTTAGTATTTAGCATCCCAAATTTGATTGAAGATGGAATTATCACCGATGATG GAACTCCCATGAAAAAACAGATAATTCATCTCTCACCAGGAATGCCTGCCATGAGCCCAGAAAACTTTGTGTGGACCAGCGTTGGCAATCTGACTATGCAGAAATCTATTTTTGAACTTCTGGTAAGAAATAACCAGTCTGTGAAGGTGATTGAGTGGCTGCTATGCAACTCTACTTATGATCTTGAGCCTGCTGCATTTACCTTGGCTCCAAATATTCTACCCATAGGTCCACTTTTGGCAAACAACAGGCTAGGAGACTCAGGAGGAAACTTCTGGCCGGAGGATGCAACTTGTTTGAAATGGCTGAATCAACAGCCACCACGCTCAGTGATATATGTTGCATTTGGAAGCTACACAATTTTTGACCAAACTCAGTTCCAAGAATTGGCTTTGGGGCTTGAACTCTGCAACAGACCATTCCTGTGGGTTGTGCGGCCAGATATCGCAGATGGAACAAATAATGCATACCCAAAAGAATTTCTAGACAGAGTAGCAACTCGTGGGAGGATGGTGGGTTGGGCACCGCAACAGCAGGTTCTGAGACATCCATCAGTTGCTTGCTTCCTCAGCCATTGTGGTTGGAACTCCGCCATGGAAGGTGTAAGCAATGGGATACCCTTCTTGTGCTGGCCATACTTTGCTGACCAGTTCCTTAACCGGAGCTATATTTGTGATGTTTGgaaggttgggttgggtttagaCAGAAATGAAAGTGGCATCATAACACAAGGAGAAATCAAAAGTAAGGTGGATCAACTTCTAggcaatgaaaaattaaaagcaagCGCATTGGACCTCAAGAATAAAGTCATGGCTAGTATCACAGAAGGTGGTGGCtctcataaaaatttgaagaatttcaTAGAATGGATGAAAGCATAG